In one window of Leptospira sp. GIMC2001 DNA:
- the galE gene encoding UDP-glucose 4-epimerase GalE, with protein MRVLVTGGAGYIGSHIVLELNRLNYDVLIVDDMEKGNEKNLFPQNEFIKGEIQDPNVLKKVFSKKVDAVFHFAAWKAAGESMTDPEKYTLNNLNGTFQLLTAMVDSGCKNFIFSSSAAVYGAPQYLPIDENHPLNPENYYGYTKLCIEENLKWYDKLRGLKFAALRYFNAAGYDPQGRILGLERTPANLLPIIMEVAVGAREKLSIYGGDYDTPDGTCIRDYIHVSDLARAHVLALDYILKQKESLIVNLGSESGYSVTEMTELARKITGKPILSDIVERRLGDPAKLLASSAKARSLLNWEPEYSSAESLISSMWKVYKENFPKS; from the coding sequence ATGCGCGTTCTAGTAACTGGCGGTGCTGGTTACATTGGATCCCATATTGTCCTCGAACTCAATCGTCTAAACTACGACGTTTTGATAGTAGACGATATGGAAAAAGGCAATGAGAAAAATCTTTTTCCTCAAAATGAATTTATCAAAGGCGAGATCCAAGATCCGAATGTCCTAAAGAAAGTATTTTCCAAAAAAGTGGATGCAGTATTTCATTTCGCAGCCTGGAAGGCAGCAGGTGAGTCGATGACGGATCCAGAGAAATACACTCTGAACAATCTGAACGGAACTTTCCAGCTATTGACTGCTATGGTAGATTCTGGTTGTAAAAATTTTATATTTTCTTCTTCGGCTGCCGTTTATGGAGCTCCTCAATATCTTCCCATTGATGAGAACCATCCTCTCAATCCAGAGAACTATTACGGCTATACCAAGTTATGCATTGAAGAGAATCTTAAATGGTATGATAAGCTTCGTGGTTTAAAATTTGCAGCCCTACGATATTTCAATGCGGCAGGCTACGATCCACAAGGAAGAATCTTAGGACTGGAACGAACGCCAGCAAATCTTCTTCCGATCATTATGGAAGTTGCAGTCGGCGCTCGCGAGAAACTTTCTATCTACGGCGGAGATTACGATACTCCCGACGGAACTTGCATTCGAGATTATATACATGTATCCGATCTTGCTCGTGCCCATGTACTCGCACTTGATTATATTCTTAAGCAAAAAGAATCCTTGATCGTAAATCTCGGATCAGAATCAGGATATTCTGTGACTGAGATGACAGAGCTTGCAAGAAAAATTACCGGCAAACCTATTCTTTCTGATATAGTAGAACGAAGATTAGGTGATCCAGCAAAACTTCTCGCTTCATCCGCGAAAGCCAGATCCTTGCTGAATTGGGAGCCCGAATATAGCTCTGCAGAATCATTGATCTCATCCATGTGGAAAGTCTACAAAGAAAATTTCCCGAAGTCTTGA